Proteins from one Dermacentor variabilis isolate Ectoservices chromosome 1, ASM5094787v1, whole genome shotgun sequence genomic window:
- the LOC142592712 gene encoding GSK-3-binding protein-like has translation MPRNGNILVVESVLSPEGSNVMGKAADVEEDLASAIKENLKLKSHQQPCHVCGQQRHPRFSPYFVPRRSESSGALSAVAKDGTRKTCAAGHHHQPEDSDKDPYELLQELLQQGTLIQEAVRRLQGNVVGKKKTPHSLDSSSRDSFSF, from the coding sequence ATGCCCAGGAATGGAAACATCCTCGTTGTGGAGAGTGTCCTGTCGCCAGAGGGGTCAAACGTGATGGGCAAAGCGGCCGATGTAGAAGAAGACCTGGCGTCCGCCATCAAAGAGAACCTCAAACTCAAGTCGCACCAACAGCCATGCCACGTTTGTGGGCAACAGCGTCATCCCCGTTTCTCGCCGTATTTTGTGCCTCGGCGGTCGGAAAGTAGTGGTGCGTTGTCTGCTGTGGCAAAAGACGGTACACGGAAGACCTGCGCTGCCGGCCATCACCACCAGCCGGAGGATTCCGACAAGGACCCCTACGAACTTTTGCAGGAACTCCTTCAGCAGGGAACGCTCATCCAAGAAGCCGTGCGGAGGCTCCAGGGCAACGTGGTGGGCAAGAAAAAGACCCCTCATTCCTTAGACAGCTCGTCGAGGGACTCATTTTCATTCTAG